In Nostoc sp. GT001, a genomic segment contains:
- a CDS encoding diguanylate cyclase gives MNISILVFGKNNFIATLPDQIRYATAFSVEVIDNLDRAVSQIKTTPPDIILVQASLDGSMELCNWLKDQTKLSWIYCILFEDRSQQLNDRNKGWHRELEMSAAALKQGADAYIWHLIEEKTDYSLAELTANHGLILAQLTVGLRKAQKYRDLIRTNDMLSAIALADSLTELNNRRALEWDLPRQIQRARTQKTSLSLIILDVDHFKKVNDTHGHLVGDRILQVLCQRLRHNLRCQDTAFRYGGEEFVILLANTTDEEALLVARRLNRVVSDEPFALNNKLTINVTISLGTASLQAEDDEKGESLLYRADQCLLQAKNSGRNRVINSNYISHHGSHLKAVSS, from the coding sequence ATGAATATTTCTATTCTGGTCTTTGGAAAAAATAATTTTATCGCCACACTTCCAGATCAGATCCGTTATGCGACTGCTTTTAGTGTAGAAGTTATAGACAATTTGGATCGAGCCGTGTCGCAGATTAAAACAACACCTCCTGATATAATCCTGGTGCAAGCTAGCCTAGATGGCAGCATGGAATTGTGCAATTGGTTGAAAGATCAAACAAAATTATCGTGGATATATTGTATTCTCTTCGAGGATCGTTCCCAGCAACTGAATGATAGAAATAAGGGTTGGCACAGGGAATTAGAAATGAGTGCTGCGGCCTTAAAGCAAGGAGCCGATGCATATATTTGGCATCTTATTGAAGAAAAAACAGACTATAGCTTGGCGGAGTTGACTGCCAATCATGGACTAATACTTGCTCAATTGACAGTTGGTTTGCGGAAAGCACAAAAATACCGAGATTTGATTCGGACAAATGATATGTTATCTGCGATCGCCTTAGCCGATTCGTTGACAGAATTAAATAATCGTCGTGCTTTAGAATGGGACTTACCCAGACAAATTCAAAGAGCCAGGACTCAAAAAACTTCCTTGAGTTTGATTATTCTGGATGTAGATCATTTTAAGAAAGTGAACGATACTCATGGGCATTTAGTAGGCGATCGCATCTTGCAAGTATTATGCCAACGTTTGCGCCACAATCTGCGCTGTCAAGATACAGCATTCCGCTATGGTGGCGAAGAATTTGTAATTCTTCTAGCTAACACTACCGATGAGGAAGCACTATTAGTAGCCCGTCGTCTCAATCGCGTAGTCAGCGACGAACCATTTGCACTCAACAATAAACTGACAATTAATGTCACCATTAGTTTGGGTACAGCTTCTCTGCAAGCTGAGGATGATGAGAAAGGAGAGAGTCTGCTGTATCGTGCCGATCAATGTCTGTTACAGGCTAAAAATTCTGGGCGTAATCGGGTGATTAACTCGAACTACATATCTCATCATGGCTCACATTTGAAAGCTGTTTCTTCTTGA